A section of the Streptobacillus felis genome encodes:
- the dnaJ gene encoding molecular chaperone DnaJ: protein MKKDYYELLGLDKSASEAEIKKAFRKAAMKYHPDRMAKADEKEKKEAEEKFKELNEAYQVLSDPEKKQLYDQYGHAAFEQGAGGFGGQGFEGFDFSDIFSSFFGGSGGFDFGGFGSSGFSQRRKQGQDLLYTVDLSLEEIADGVEKEIEYSRTGKCSSCSGTGAKDSKTKKCNTCDGRGFVTKTQRTILGMSNVRVECSHCHGIGEIPEHKCNACNGDGSKREQVKKKIKIPAGVESGQRLVVRDGGNYDGPGSDFGDLYIQIREKRHELFQRDGYDIYCKVPISFLTATLGGELEVPTLRGKTKIKIAEGTQNGTKMRIRDAGIKHGVYKGSQIIEINVEVPKNLNSKQKDKLKEFYETLGVENEEKTTSFFDKIKDFFKD, encoded by the coding sequence ATGAAAAAAGATTATTATGAATTACTTGGACTAGATAAAAGTGCAAGTGAGGCAGAGATAAAAAAGGCATTTAGAAAGGCTGCGATGAAATATCATCCTGATAGAATGGCCAAAGCTGATGAAAAAGAAAAGAAAGAAGCAGAAGAAAAATTTAAGGAATTAAATGAAGCTTATCAAGTACTTTCAGATCCAGAAAAAAAACAGTTATATGATCAATATGGTCATGCTGCATTTGAACAAGGTGCAGGAGGGTTTGGTGGTCAAGGATTTGAAGGCTTTGATTTTAGTGATATATTCTCAAGTTTCTTTGGTGGATCTGGAGGATTTGACTTTGGAGGATTTGGTTCTAGTGGATTTAGTCAAAGAAGAAAACAAGGACAAGATCTATTATACACTGTGGATTTAAGTTTAGAAGAAATAGCAGACGGAGTTGAAAAAGAAATAGAGTATAGCAGAACAGGGAAATGTTCTAGTTGTAGTGGAACTGGTGCTAAAGATTCTAAAACTAAAAAATGTAATACTTGTGACGGAAGAGGTTTTGTAACTAAAACACAAAGAACCATACTAGGTATGAGTAATGTAAGAGTAGAATGTTCTCATTGTCATGGTATAGGAGAAATTCCGGAACATAAATGTAATGCATGTAATGGTGATGGAAGTAAGAGAGAACAGGTTAAGAAAAAAATTAAGATTCCTGCAGGAGTAGAATCTGGACAAAGATTAGTTGTTAGAGATGGTGGAAATTATGATGGTCCAGGTAGTGACTTTGGAGATCTATATATACAAATTAGAGAAAAAAGACATGAACTATTCCAAAGAGATGGATATGATATTTACTGCAAGGTACCAATTAGTTTCTTAACAGCCACTTTAGGTGGAGAACTTGAAGTTCCTACTTTAAGAGGTAAGACTAAAATAAAGATTGCAGAAGGCACACAAAATGGAACTAAGATGAGAATTAGAGATGCTGGTATAAAACATGGAGTATATAAAGGTTCTCAGATTATAGAGATAAATGTAGAAGTACCGAAAAATCTAAATTCTAAACAAAAAGATAAGTTAAAAGAATTTTATGAAACATTAGGTGTTGAAAACGAGGAGAAGACAACGTCTTTCTTTGATAAGATAAAAGATTTTTTTAAAGATTAA
- a CDS encoding acetate/propionate family kinase, with the protein MKVLVINSGSSSLKFELINTEDNHSLIKGICERIGISNSIFTLKNLITGVKIEERPEEMPNHKVAIDLVLRELVGENGVLKSIDEVDAIGHRVVHGGEYFNDSVLVDEDVIAKLEEISDLAPLHNPANVMGIKVMRELLPGKPNVTVFDTAFHQTMEKHVYTYPLPLEDYEELKVRKYGFHGTSHKYVSGVAAEMLGKKDSKIIVCHLGNGASISAVKDGKVVDTSMGLTPLAGIMMGTRCGDIDPAAVLYIMEKRGLTPKEIDTRMNKKSGFLGIFGESSDFRDIQKGVQEDKERAKLAYDMFCYRIRSYIGAYAVAMGGVDAIAFTGGIGENAGYAREGICKGLEFLGVELDYEKNMERISGNVDYSLASSKVKVFKIETAEELMIARDTHRLVKK; encoded by the coding sequence ATGAAAGTATTAGTAATAAATAGTGGAAGTTCATCATTAAAATTTGAATTAATTAATACAGAAGATAATCACAGCTTAATTAAAGGTATATGTGAAAGAATAGGAATATCAAATTCAATATTTACATTAAAAAATTTAATTACTGGAGTTAAAATTGAAGAAAGACCAGAAGAAATGCCTAATCATAAAGTGGCTATAGATTTAGTATTAAGAGAATTAGTAGGAGAAAATGGTGTATTAAAATCTATAGATGAAGTTGACGCTATAGGACATAGAGTAGTTCATGGTGGAGAATATTTCAATGATTCAGTTTTAGTTGATGAGGATGTAATAGCAAAATTAGAAGAAATTTCTGATTTAGCGCCATTACATAATCCAGCTAATGTTATGGGAATTAAAGTAATGAGAGAATTACTTCCTGGAAAACCAAATGTTACAGTATTTGATACTGCCTTCCATCAAACTATGGAAAAACATGTATATACTTATCCATTACCATTAGAAGATTATGAAGAATTAAAAGTAAGAAAATATGGATTCCACGGTACAAGTCATAAATATGTATCAGGTGTAGCAGCTGAAATGTTAGGTAAAAAAGATTCTAAGATTATAGTTTGTCACTTAGGAAATGGAGCTTCAATTTCTGCGGTTAAAGATGGTAAAGTTGTAGATACATCTATGGGTCTTACACCACTTGCAGGAATAATGATGGGAACTCGTTGTGGAGATATTGATCCTGCAGCAGTATTATACATCATGGAAAAAAGAGGATTAACTCCAAAAGAAATAGACACAAGAATGAATAAAAAATCTGGATTCTTAGGAATATTTGGTGAAAGTTCAGACTTTAGAGATATTCAAAAAGGTGTTCAAGAAGATAAAGAAAGAGCCAAACTTGCATATGATATGTTCTGCTATAGAATAAGAAGCTATATAGGTGCTTATGCTGTAGCTATGGGTGGAGTAGATGCTATCGCTTTCACTGGAGGTATAGGTGAAAATGCTGGATATGCTCGTGAAGGTATATGTAAAGGTTTAGAATTTTTAGGTGTAGAATTAGACTATGAAAAAAATATGGAAAGAATATCTGGAAATGTAGATTATTCATTAGCTAGTTCAAAAGTTAAAGTATTCAAAATAGAAACTGCTGAAGAATTAATGATAGCAAGAGATACACATAGATTAGTAAAAAAATAG
- the ftsY gene encoding signal recognition particle-docking protein FtsY, with protein sequence MGISDLLIKPKKGFFTKLKEFFVGEAITDDVYEELEELLIQSDLGMKMTMEIVANLEKNVRSKGIKTKELMYDELKLLLSEKLEVFQDNSLNIQKGKLNVILVIGVNGVGKTTSIGKIAMKLKKEGKSVIIGAADTFRAAAIEQVEMWGQRAGIEVIKQKHGSDPAAVVFDTLNTAKSKNVDVAIIDTAGRLHNKVDLMKELEKIDKIIKQNVDEYESLIVIDSTTGQNGLEQARIFNSISDISGIILTKFDGTAKGGIIFSIVAELNKPVKFLGVGEGVEDLRVFDSKEFINEMFN encoded by the coding sequence ATGGGAATATCTGATTTATTAATAAAACCTAAAAAAGGATTTTTTACTAAACTTAAGGAATTTTTTGTTGGAGAAGCTATTACAGATGATGTATATGAAGAGTTAGAAGAGCTTTTAATTCAATCTGATTTAGGAATGAAAATGACTATGGAAATAGTTGCTAACTTAGAAAAAAATGTTAGAAGTAAGGGTATAAAAACTAAAGAGTTGATGTATGATGAATTAAAATTACTACTTTCTGAAAAGTTAGAAGTATTTCAGGATAATTCATTAAATATACAAAAAGGTAAATTAAATGTTATTTTAGTTATAGGTGTAAATGGAGTAGGTAAAACTACTTCTATAGGTAAAATAGCTATGAAGCTAAAAAAAGAAGGTAAATCTGTAATTATTGGAGCAGCTGATACTTTTAGGGCAGCAGCTATAGAACAGGTTGAGATGTGGGGTCAAAGAGCAGGTATAGAAGTAATAAAACAAAAACATGGTAGTGATCCAGCTGCAGTAGTATTTGATACTTTAAATACTGCAAAATCAAAAAATGTTGATGTTGCAATTATAGATACTGCTGGAAGATTACATAATAAAGTAGATTTAATGAAAGAGTTAGAAAAAATAGATAAAATTATCAAGCAAAATGTTGATGAATATGAATCACTTATAGTTATAGATTCTACTACAGGACAAAATGGTTTAGAACAGGCAAGAATTTTTAACAGTATATCAGATATTAGTGGTATTATACTTACTAAATTTGATGGAACTGCTAAAGGTGGTATAATATTTTCTATAGTAGCAGAGTTAAATAAACCTGTAAAATTCCTTGGAGTTGGAGAAGGAGTAGAAGATTTAAGAGTATTTGATTCTAAAGAATTCATAAATGAAATGTTTAACTAA
- the pta gene encoding phosphate acetyltransferase: MADLIKQIKEKEKEHKKTVVLPEAEDERVLRAAEQITKEGFANIILVGKDYQIREHAVKIGVDLSGIQIIDPMSFEKTPEFIRQFVHLRAKKGMTEEQAREIIQNDVRFFGAMLVRNCVADGMVAGSNSPTANVLRAAIQVIGPKTGLKTISSSFIMQTKTKEYGVDGTLIFADCAVLPNPTAQQIADIAISSVEKSRLITKFSDPKVALLAYSTKGSAEGDQITKMREAYKILEERGVDFEFDGELQLDAAIVPSVAEQKAKDSNVAGKANILVFPDLCAGNIGYKLVQRFAKAKALGPFIQGLARPVHDLSRGCSVEDIVDVVAVTCAECAVFCEILTL, translated from the coding sequence ATGGCAGATTTAATTAAACAAATTAAAGAAAAAGAAAAAGAACACAAAAAAACAGTAGTTTTACCAGAAGCTGAAGATGAAAGAGTATTAAGAGCTGCTGAACAAATTACTAAAGAAGGATTTGCAAACATTATTTTAGTTGGTAAAGATTATCAAATTAGAGAACATGCTGTAAAAATTGGAGTAGATTTAAGTGGAATACAAATAATTGATCCTATGTCTTTTGAAAAGACACCAGAGTTTATTAGACAATTTGTTCATTTAAGAGCTAAAAAAGGTATGACAGAAGAACAAGCGCGTGAAATAATACAAAATGATGTAAGATTTTTCGGAGCTATGCTTGTTAGAAACTGTGTAGCAGATGGTATGGTTGCTGGTTCTAATTCACCAACAGCTAATGTATTAAGAGCTGCAATACAAGTAATTGGACCAAAAACAGGTTTAAAAACAATTTCAAGTTCATTTATCATGCAAACAAAAACTAAAGAATATGGAGTAGATGGAACATTAATATTTGCAGATTGTGCAGTATTACCTAATCCAACTGCCCAACAAATAGCAGATATAGCAATATCATCTGTTGAAAAATCAAGATTAATAACTAAATTCAGTGATCCAAAAGTAGCACTTTTAGCTTATTCAACCAAAGGTTCTGCAGAAGGGGATCAAATTACAAAAATGAGAGAAGCTTACAAAATCTTAGAAGAAAGAGGAGTAGACTTTGAATTTGATGGAGAATTACAATTAGATGCTGCAATAGTTCCTAGTGTTGCTGAACAAAAAGCAAAAGATTCTAATGTTGCTGGTAAAGCTAATATATTAGTATTCCCTGATTTATGTGCAGGAAATATAGGGTATAAATTAGTTCAAAGATTTGCAAAAGCTAAAGCTTTAGGACCATTTATACAAGGACTTGCAAGACCAGTACATGACTTATCTAGAGGATGTAGTGTAGAAGATATAGTTGATGTAGTTGCTGTAACTTGTGCAGAATGTGCAGTATTTTGTGAAATTTTAACATTATAA
- the tsaE gene encoding tRNA (adenosine(37)-N6)-threonylcarbamoyltransferase complex ATPase subunit type 1 TsaE, which translates to MKKILNFEQIDNLVDELSEKILKDYKFKSIALIGDLGVGKTYISKRICKNLGVKGNVKSPTFTYLLEYDLGDRKVVHFDLYRLSNIDELYEIGYEDYIEDGNIFLIEWANNVPEAIPENTLYISLEHNDETSRIVSVYEIKDGEVIYVDINNYNFN; encoded by the coding sequence ATGAAAAAAATACTTAACTTTGAGCAGATAGATAATTTAGTTGATGAATTAAGTGAAAAAATATTAAAGGATTATAAATTTAAATCTATAGCACTAATAGGGGATTTAGGTGTTGGTAAAACATATATATCTAAGAGAATATGTAAAAACTTAGGGGTAAAAGGAAATGTTAAGAGTCCTACATTTACTTACTTATTAGAATATGATTTAGGGGATAGAAAAGTAGTTCATTTTGATCTTTATAGACTTTCAAATATAGATGAGCTATATGAAATAGGTTATGAAGATTATATAGAAGATGGAAATATATTTCTAATTGAATGGGCAAATAATGTTCCTGAAGCTATACCTGAAAATACCTTGTATATTTCGTTAGAACATAATGATGAAACTTCAAGAATAGTTTCAGTATATGAAATAAAGGATGGTGAAGTAATTTATGTCGACATTAATAATTACAACTTCAACTAA
- a CDS encoding flavodoxin, with amino-acid sequence MKTGIYFGTTTGTTEDIANRISNHFDDVDVIEVSEGIDTFSDYDLLILGSPTWGLGDLQDDWMACVDEIDDMDLSDKYVALFGTGDQASFADSFIDAIEILYKKAEKANAKIIGFTDTDGYDFTASLAMRNGKFVGLAIDELNQPELSDDRIEDWCNQLKEEFGK; translated from the coding sequence ATGAAAACAGGAATTTATTTTGGAACTACAACAGGAACTACAGAAGATATTGCTAATAGAATTTCAAATCATTTTGATGATGTAGATGTAATAGAAGTTTCAGAAGGTATAGATACTTTTAGTGATTATGATTTATTAATACTTGGTTCTCCAACATGGGGATTAGGAGATTTACAAGATGATTGGATGGCGTGTGTAGATGAAATAGATGACATGGATTTAAGCGATAAATATGTTGCATTATTTGGTACAGGAGACCAAGCTTCATTTGCTGATTCATTCATAGATGCTATAGAAATATTATACAAAAAAGCTGAAAAAGCTAATGCTAAAATTATAGGTTTCACTGATACAGATGGATATGATTTCACAGCATCTCTTGCTATGAGAAATGGAAAATTTGTAGGACTTGCAATAGATGAATTAAATCAACCAGAATTAAGTGATGATAGAATAGAAGATTGGTGTAATCAATTAAAAGAAGAATTCGGAAAATAG
- the tsaB gene encoding tRNA (adenosine(37)-N6)-threonylcarbamoyltransferase complex dimerization subunit type 1 TsaB yields MSTLIITTSTKLASISVYEKDMMLGNININVKKTHSSYIIDQISSLLSWTNIKIDDIKKVIVSIGPGSFTGVRIAISVVKGMFVGRDVKVFEVNELDALGYQGNMVYNNKVIAMIDSNKEKIYYGKYEDGKRCGELLIGKLDDVINLVKNEGYKLIGDAVLAYDKKIKENGIDISLSDMFLRINSSIFYTMYKEGLLREIDLFNLVPDYLEKSQAEKEKNGNI; encoded by the coding sequence ATGTCGACATTAATAATTACAACTTCAACTAAACTAGCATCTATATCAGTTTATGAAAAAGATATGATGTTAGGTAACATTAATATTAATGTAAAAAAAACACATTCAAGCTATATTATTGATCAAATATCATCACTTTTATCTTGGACTAACATAAAAATAGATGACATTAAAAAGGTAATAGTTTCAATAGGTCCAGGTTCTTTTACTGGAGTTAGAATAGCAATATCTGTAGTAAAAGGTATGTTTGTTGGTAGAGATGTAAAAGTATTTGAAGTAAATGAATTAGATGCACTTGGTTATCAAGGAAATATGGTATATAACAATAAGGTTATAGCTATGATAGATTCTAATAAAGAAAAGATATACTATGGAAAATATGAAGATGGCAAAAGATGTGGAGAACTATTAATAGGAAAACTTGATGATGTAATAAATCTAGTTAAAAATGAAGGATATAAATTAATAGGAGATGCAGTTTTAGCATATGATAAAAAAATTAAAGAAAATGGGATAGATATCTCACTTTCTGATATGTTTTTAAGAATAAATTCAAGCATATTCTATACTATGTATAAAGAAGGATTGTTAAGAGAAATAGATTTATTTAATTTAGTGCCTGATTATTTAGAAAAATCTCAGGCAGAAAAGGAGAAAAATGGGAATATCTGA